The sequence ATCTGGCATTACAATTGCTTAAATTTTGTATATTTAAAAAAAGACTTAAATTTGGAAGCCTTTTAAATTTTAATTTTATTTTAGAAACAATTAAAGCAAAAGCTATTAATTACAGTATAATATGAAAAGTGTAAATATAAAAGGAACTGACGGAGTTAAAGTGAAATGCTGGCAGGTACTTGAATGTATAAAAAAAGAATGTCCTGCTTATAAAACAGAAGATTTTAAATGCTGGTTGATCTCGGGAACCTACTGTTGGGGTAGTATTCAGGGAAATTGTCTGGATAAAATTGAGATATGCCTTAAATGTGATGTTCTAATGTTAAATCTGGATACTTTCTCAATGAGAGAGACGTTGAGTGTTATAGATAAGCAATTTAAGGAATATAGAAAGATCGTTCAAAAACGTGATGAAGAGGTCGAAGGTATTGGTCTTGAATTAGCAATTGGCCTTTCCGAGGTATTTGAGGCATTAAGAAAAATCTCCTCAGGTGACCCTACCGTCAGAATATCAGAAAAATCTAAAGTAGATTTGATTAGTAAATTAAAGCAGATAGTTAATAGTACAGCTCAGGAAATAGGTGAAATCGTTAATCTTTCACATGAGTTTGCCATTGTTCTCGCAGAACATTTTGATGTTTTGCACAGGGTGGCTAAGGGTGATCTTGATGCAAGGGTAATGGGCAAATCTAAAATAGAACTTCTTGAGTCATTAAAGTATGTTACAAATGAAACTATAGAAAATATTTCTACGGAGATTAGAAGACGTATAAAAGCAGAAAAGGCACTTCATGAATCTGAAAAAAGATACCGAACCATTTTCGAAAATACAGGAACCCCTACAGTAATTATCCAGGAAGACATGATAATCTTTATGTCTAATAAAGAATTTGAAAAGTTTTCTGGATATTTTAAAAATGAGGTGGAATATAAGAAGTCATTTTTAGAGTTTATAATAAAAGATGACATAAACAAGTTTCTCGAATTTGCTGAATCACTTTCTACAACTAAAGATCATGAACCTGCCTATTGTGAACTGAGAGCAATAAATAGAAAAGGCGAAATAAGGGATATTATTGCTGTTATGTCCTTGATTCCAGGGACTAAGATGAAAGTGGCCTCTTTTGTTGAGATTACACAAAGAAGATATCAGGAGATGGAAGCTATAGCTACCCTATCAACAGCCTTGAGGTCATCAACTACACGGACTGATATGTTGCCGATTATAGTTGGTCAAATAATGGAACTATTAAGAACAGATGGAGTTGCCCTTGCATTTCGTGACCCTCTACTTGAAGAAATCGTGTTCGAAATAGCAAGAGGAAAATGGTCTAATTGGGTAGGGGTTCGATTAAGAAGTGATGAGGGTATAAGTAGTTATGTTATGGGAAGTGGAAAGCCTTATCTCAATAATAATATTTTTGAAGATGAACGTTTTGCGCGGCCTGAATTACTTGGTGAATTACAATGTGTTGCTTGTGTTCCTCTTATCGCACATGGACAGACAATAGGAGCAATATGGATTGGACGAAAATCTGTAATTGCTGATTACGAAGTGCGTCTGCTGTATGCAATTAGTGAAATTGCTGCAAATGCTATAAATAGAATAACACTATATGAACAGACAGAACAGAGATTACAGCGTCTTTCTGCTCTTCACGCTATTGATATGGCAATCAGTTCAAGTTTAGATATCAGGGTAACACTTAATGTTCTTCTTGAACATGTTATTACCCAGCTTAACACAGATGCTGCTACAGTACTACTATTAAATCCTTTTACTCAAACTTTAGAATGTGCAGCAAGTCGTGGTTTTAGATCTCGCTCTATTAATAAAACTCGCTTAAGGTTAGGCGAAGGACATGCAGGAAGGGCTGCTCTCGAACGGTGTATAATTAGTATTCCAAATGTACTGAAAACAGATGATCCTTGTGTCCGTTCTCAGATATTGGCAGGAGAGGTATTTATTGCTCATCATGCTGTCCCGTTAATAGCAAAAGGACAGGTAAAAGGAGTACTTGAGGTATTCCATCGAACGCAACTTGTACCTGATCCTGAGTGGTTTGAATTTTTCGAAGCTCTTGCTGCACAAGCTGCAATAGCAATAGATAATGCTGATCTATTTAATAAATTGCAGAAATCAAATCTGGAATTGACAATCGCTTATGACGCTACCATCGAGGGATGGTCGCGTGCACTTGATATGCGTGACAAAGAGACTGAAGGACATACACAGCGCGTTACCGAAATGTCTGTAAATCTGGCAAGGGCTCTGGGAGTTAATGAGAATGAAATTCTTCATATTAGGAGAGGAGCTCTTCTACATGATATTGGCAAGATGGGAATACCTGACAATATTCTACATAAATCAACCCCCCTAAACGAAGAAGAAAGAAGAATTATGCATCAACATCCTGTTTTTGCTTATGAATTACTCTGGCCAATTATTTTTCTGCGTCCTGCAATCAACATTCCTTACTGTCATCATGAAAGATGGGATGGAAAAGGATATCCGCGCGGACTAAAGGGTGAACAGATTCCATTTGAGGCACGTATTTTTACAGTTGTAGATGTATGGGATGCTTTGAGATCTGATAGGCCATATCGAAAAGCATGGACTGAGGAAGATGCAAGGAACTATATTTTTCATCAGGCGGGTAAACATTTTGATCCAAGAATTGTTGAAGTTTTTTTCAAACTAATTGACAGGTTGATTTAACTATACCAATCAATATGGTTTTTTGGAACATACCAATGTATGAAATTGTGCCATATACCTATAGGTGCTTTTTCGACTCCCTTAAATCTTTTATGAATAACTGGAAGGGCGTCAGGAACATAAAGAAATGTACATGGCTGTTCTTCTGATAGTATTTCGTGAATCCTGTGATATATTTTTTGCCTTTTTGAAAAATCAAAAGTCCGTCTTCCTTCAATGAGAAGTTTGTCAATTTCTTCATTTTTATAGGAAATGAAATTGAACTCACCCTCTTTTGTTTTTGAGGAGTGCCAGATATCATATATATCAGGGTCTCTTGAAAGAGCCCACCCCATAATAACAGCCTCAAATCGTTTTTTATCAATGAATTCATGAAGCATAGCCTGCCATTCAAGAACCTTTATTTTCATATCAATTCCAATTTTTTTCAGATTTTCCTTAATTATCTGTGCAGTTTTAAGTCTTGCTTCATTGCCCTGATTTACCAGAACTGTAAAAGAGAATGTTTCACCATGCTTTTGGAGTAATCCATTTTTGCCTTTTTTCCATCCTGCTTCAGTAAGTAACTCTATTGCCTTATCAGGATTATATTCGAGATCTTTAACCTGTGTATTATAAGCCCATGATTCTGAAGGAAATGGACCGGTGCATGGAATTCCATAACCAAGAAGGACACCAGCAATAATATCTTTCTTATTAATTGCATGAGTTAATGCTTTTCTAACACGTTTATCAGCAAATCTTTGGTCAAGAAGATTATAACCGAGATAGGTATATCCAAAAGAAGGATATCTGAATTTTTGAAAATATCTATTGAATTTATCTTTATTTGCCTGTAACTTGTATTGTGGTGGAGTTAACCCCATGAAATCTATACCACCAGATTTAA is a genomic window of Nitrospirota bacterium containing:
- a CDS encoding GAF domain-containing protein; protein product: MKSVNIKGTDGVKVKCWQVLECIKKECPAYKTEDFKCWLISGTYCWGSIQGNCLDKIEICLKCDVLMLNLDTFSMRETLSVIDKQFKEYRKIVQKRDEEVEGIGLELAIGLSEVFEALRKISSGDPTVRISEKSKVDLISKLKQIVNSTAQEIGEIVNLSHEFAIVLAEHFDVLHRVAKGDLDARVMGKSKIELLESLKYVTNETIENISTEIRRRIKAEKALHESEKRYRTIFENTGTPTVIIQEDMIIFMSNKEFEKFSGYFKNEVEYKKSFLEFIIKDDINKFLEFAESLSTTKDHEPAYCELRAINRKGEIRDIIAVMSLIPGTKMKVASFVEITQRRYQEMEAIATLSTALRSSTTRTDMLPIIVGQIMELLRTDGVALAFRDPLLEEIVFEIARGKWSNWVGVRLRSDEGISSYVMGSGKPYLNNNIFEDERFARPELLGELQCVACVPLIAHGQTIGAIWIGRKSVIADYEVRLLYAISEIAANAINRITLYEQTEQRLQRLSALHAIDMAISSSLDIRVTLNVLLEHVITQLNTDAATVLLLNPFTQTLECAASRGFRSRSINKTRLRLGEGHAGRAALERCIISIPNVLKTDDPCVRSQILAGEVFIAHHAVPLIAKGQVKGVLEVFHRTQLVPDPEWFEFFEALAAQAAIAIDNADLFNKLQKSNLELTIAYDATIEGWSRALDMRDKETEGHTQRVTEMSVNLARALGVNENEILHIRRGALLHDIGKMGIPDNILHKSTPLNEEERRIMHQHPVFAYELLWPIIFLRPAINIPYCHHERWDGKGYPRGLKGEQIPFEARIFTVVDVWDALRSDRPYRKAWTEEDARNYIFHQAGKHFDPRIVEVFFKLIDRLI
- a CDS encoding peptide-binding protein yields the protein MLSIFIIVLLSISCDREPEIRTPHSITIGSLADAKRLLPLLASDSASGDISGWIFNGLTKYDKNIRIIGDLAESWDILSNGLEIIFHLRKGVLWHDGVEFTADDVIFTYNKVIDPKVPTPYSSIYGPVERVESLDKYTVRILYKEPYAPALESWGMGILPKHILEGKDISDEYYNRNPIGTGPYMIKEWITGQKIVLKAFNNYFEGKPKIEHYIVRVISDTATMFLELKSGGIDFMGLTPPQYKLQANKDKFNRYFQKFRYPSFGYTYLGYNLLDQRFADKRVRKALTHAINKKDIIAGVLLGYGIPCTGPFPSESWAYNTQVKDLEYNPDKAIELLTEAGWKKGKNGLLQKHGETFSFTVLVNQGNEARLKTAQIIKENLKKIGIDMKIKVLEWQAMLHEFIDKKRFEAVIMGWALSRDPDIYDIWHSSKTKEGEFNFISYKNEEIDKLLIEGRRTFDFSKRQKIYHRIHEILSEEQPCTFLYVPDALPVIHKRFKGVEKAPIGIWHNFIHWYVPKNHIDWYS